A genomic window from Salvia hispanica cultivar TCC Black 2014 chromosome 5, UniMelb_Shisp_WGS_1.0, whole genome shotgun sequence includes:
- the LOC125187174 gene encoding probable receptor-like serine/threonine-protein kinase At5g57670, producing MRYIRTGSLKRLFSLKRHAFDEDLQDEKPRENFQKPTWKCYSYDEISSATNAFSQENMVGKGGFAEVYRGVLQNGQAIAVKRLTKAQNDERKEKEFLTEIGTLAHVSHPNVTPLLGCCIDNGLYLIFHFSSKGSVASLLHDEKLPALDWTTRYKIALGTAKGIHYLHNNCPRRIIHRDIKSSNILLDEDFEPQISDFGLAKWLPSQWSHHSIAPIEGTFGHLAPEYFMHGVVDEKTDVFAFGVFLLELVSGKRPVDSSHQSLHSWAKPILSRGDLKEVIDPRLGDDYNIVHLNRLAFAASLCIRASPIWRPTITEVVEVISSEEEIDPEKWKIPEEEEDREEFWGFEDLECECEYECNTSSSSNSQHDDSISTGSSYNRRKECY from the exons ATGAGATACATCCGGACAGGGAGCTTGAAGAGGCTTTTCTCCCTCAAACGCCACGCCTTCGATGAAGACTTACAAGACGAGAAGCCCCGGGAGAATTTTCAAAAGCCCACATGGAAATGCTACTCCTACGACGAAATCTCCTCCGCCACCAACGCCTTCTCTCAAGAGAATATGGTGGGGAAGGGAGGGTTCGCGGAGGTGTATAGAGGAGTGCTTCAAAACGGGCAGGCCATCGCGGTGAAGCGCTTGACCAAGGCCCAAAACGACGAGAGGAAAGAGAAGGAATTCTTGACCGAAATCGGAACCTTGGCACATGTTTCCCATCCAAATGTCACGCCCCTTCTCGGCTGCTGCATCGACAACGGCCTTtatctcattttccacttcTCTTCCAAAGGCTCTGTTGCTTCTCTTCTTCATG atGAGAAACTGCCTGCATTGGACTGGACAACAAGGTACAAAATTGCTCTTGGAACTGCAAAAGGGATACACTATTTACACAACAATTGTCCTAGGAGAATAATTCACAGAGACATTAAGTCTTCCAATATTTTACTAGATGAAGATTTTGAGCCACAG ATATCAGATTTTGGTCTAGCAAAATGGCTTCCATCACAATGGAGTCATCACTCCATTGCTCCAATAGAAGGAACATTCGg GCATTTGGCACCGGAGTATTTCATGCACGGAGTTGTGGACGAGAAGACAGACGTGTTTGCATTCGGTGTATTCTTGCTAGAGCTTGTTTCTGGCAAGAGGCCTGTTGATAGTTCTCATCAAAGCTTGCATAGCTGG GCCAAGCCTATACTAAGCCGAGGAGATTTGAAAGAGGTCATTGATCCAAGGCTTGGCGATGACTACAACATCGTCCACCTCAACCGGCTCGCCTTTGCAGCCTCTCTCTGCATACGCGCGTCTCCAATTTGGCGTCCCACCATTACTGAG GTGGTGGAGGTGATATCATCGGAGGAGGAAATCGACCCGGAGAAATGGAAAATTccggaggaagaagaagatcgTGAAGAGTTCTGGGGGTTCGAGGATCTCGAGTGTGAATGTGAATATGAATGCAACACCTCTTCGTCTTCAAACTCCCAACACGACGACTCGATCTCAACAGGGAGTTCGTACAATAGGAGGAAGGAGTGTTATTAG
- the LOC125190843 gene encoding U4/U6.U5 small nuclear ribonucleoprotein 27 kDa protein, producing MSDRRDRDRDRNRDRDRDRKRVRDDRDLDRDRDRDRDRSRRSHSRTPDRTRSRHTRSRTRSPDERDRHRHRHRHHRSRSRSPTSPARKRLKDDVVLKDKDDAVSKDKKQKENASAGSDDVNKDLELMDEDEMEMMKKFGIPAGFDSTKGKPVAGNDVGAVRKVTKRQPRQYMNRRGGFNRPLPPERNR from the coding sequence ATGAGCGACCGCCGCGACAGGGACAGAGATAGAAACAGAGACCGAGATCGTGACCGGAAAAGAGTCCGCGACGACCGTGACCTCGATCGCGACCGCGACCGAGACCGCGATCGTAGCAGACGCTCCCACTCTCGCACGCCCGACCGCACAAGATCCCGGCACACACGCTCTCGAACTCGTTCGCCCGACGAGAGGGACCGCCACCGCCACAGACACCGCCACCACCGCTCTCGCTCTCGCTCCCCTACCTCCCCTGCTCGTAAGCGCCTCAAGGACGACGTCGTTCTCAAGGACAAGGACGACGCCGTTTCGAAGGATAAGAAGCAGAAGGAGAACGCCTCTGCTGGCAGTGATGATGTGAATAAGGATCTGGAATTGATGGATGAGGATGAGAtggagatgatgaagaaattCGGCATTCCAGCGGGGTTCGATTCCACCAAGGGGAAGCCGGTGGCAGGAAACGACGTCGGTGCGGTGAGGAAAGTCACGAAGCGGCAGCCACGCCAGTACATGAACCGCCGCGGCGGATTCAATCGCCCTCTCCCTCCCGAGCGTAATCGTTGA
- the LOC125190539 gene encoding replication protein A 32 kDa subunit A-like, with the protein MMFDSNQFDSTPSFVSSQTADPSPSSAKTRDAQPMHPVTVKQIVEATPSDGDKSDILINGISVYNVKLVGMVFEKTARVTDVSFMIDDGTGRIGCKRWVNDAQDTQEVEELLDGIYVRVHGHLSSYKGKREIVLYAIRPVKDYNEIAYHFIECAHAHLINTKLQKNGSATLASSTAATPNNGQQAISSSQVSQDHSMDGLGSIDKMVLDYLQLPTSNAKEQGIHRNEIAQKLKISQEKIAETMESLESEGLVYSTIDEFHYKSVSA; encoded by the exons ATGATGTTCGACAGCAACCAATTCGACTCCACGCCCAGCTTCGTCTCTTCGCAAACCGCCGATCCATCTCCCTCCTCTGCCAAG ACTCGAGATGCCCAGCCGATGCATCCGGTAACGGTGAAGCAAATAGTGGAAGCGACTCCATCAGACGGCGACAAGTCGGATATCCTCATCAACGGCATCAGCGTCTACAAT GTGAAATTGGTGGGAATGGTATTTGAAAAAACAGCAAGGGTTACTGATGTGTCATTCATGATTGATGATGGTACAGGGCGTATTGGCTGCAAGAGATG GGTTAATGATGCACAGGATACCCAGGAAGTGGAGGAATTACT AGATGGGATTTATGTACGAGTTCATGGCcatttaagcagttataaagggaaaagggaaatCGTGCTTTATGCCATCAG GCCCGTGAAAGATTACAATGAGATCGCATACCATTTCATTGAATGTGCTCATGCTCACCTTATCAACACCAAATTACAG AAGAATGGTTCTGCTACTTTAGCTTCGTCAACCGCCGCTACTCCTAACAATGGGCAGCAAGCCATCTCGTCAAGTCAA GTTTCTCAAGACCACAGCATGGATGGACTAGGGAGCATCGACAAGATGGTTTTGGACTATCTCCAACTGCCCACATCTAA TGCAAAGGAACAGGGCATCCATCGGAATGAAATTgctcaaaaactaaaaatctcCCAGGAAAAGATTGC AGAAACTATGGAATCTCTTGAATCAGAAGGGCTGGTGTACTCAACCATTGACGAATTCCACTACAAGTCCGTCTCAGCATAA
- the LOC125191218 gene encoding auxin-responsive protein IAA33, with protein sequence MNRFDEESLKHYKVSNMDPSNPRTMRPAFSDDDLVAAVVPPVTVVLEGRSICQRISLHNHSSYHSLARALRQMFVDTPDSSNETNLDLDLDLSNAIPGYLIAYEDIENDLLLVGDLNWKDFVRVAKRIRILPVKAKSRKHNKE encoded by the exons atgaacaGGTTTGATGAGGAAAGCTTGAAGCATTACAAAGTAAGCAACATGGATCCATCAAACCCTAGAACGATGCGCCCCGCCTTCTCCGATGACGACCTGGTAGCCGCCGTAGTCCCTCCGGTGACGGTGGTTCTGGAGGGCAGATCCATCTGCCAGCGCATCAGCCTTCACAATCACAGCAGCTACCACAGCCTCGCCCGAGCCCTCCGCCAAATGTTCGTCGATACACCCGATTCCTCGAATGAAACCAATCTCGATCTCGATCTCGATCTCTCAAACGCCATTCCCGGCTACCTCATTGCCTATGAAGACATCGAAAACGATCTCCTTTTAGTTGGTGACCTGAATTGGAA GGATTTTGTCAGAGTGGCAAAGAGAATCAGGATTCTTCCGGTAAAGGCTAAGTCCAGAAAGCACAATAAGGAGTGA